From the Manihot esculenta cultivar AM560-2 chromosome 3, M.esculenta_v8, whole genome shotgun sequence genome, one window contains:
- the LOC110610534 gene encoding indole-3-acetate O-methyltransferase 1, producing the protein MAPILLNHICVDNVALEELLCMKGGKGEASYANNSQAQALHARSMLHLVEETLDKVQLNSPEVPFQVAELGCSSGSNTLFIMDVIIKHMIKRYKSSGLEPPEFFAFFSDLPSNDFNTLFQLLPTMGTSYERSIENYLAANNGHRNYFAAGVPGSFYKRLLPSRSIDVFHSAFSLHWLSQVPESVVDQRSEAYNKGRVFIHGAGKSTANAYKHQFQADLAKFLKARSQEMKKGGSMFLVCLGRTSVDPAHQGGAGILFGTHYQDAWDDLVQEGLITSEKRDSFNIPVYAPSLEEFKDVVEAEGSFAINNLTVFKGGSPLVVDRHDDPDEIGRALANACRSVSGVLADAHIGDQLSEELFLRVERRGRSHAKDLIEKLQFFHIVASLSFV; encoded by the exons AGACAATGTTGCTCTTGAAGAATTGCTTTGCATGAAAGGAGGCAAGGGAGAGGCTAGCTATGCCAATAACTCCCAAGCCCAG GCTTTGCATGCTCGATCAATGCTTCACCTTGTTGAAGAAACTCTAGATAAGGTGCAGCTGAACTCTCCGGAGGTCCCATTTCAGGTGGCGGAATTAGGATGCTCTTCTGGAAGCAACACACTTTTTATAATGGACGTTATCATCAAGCACATGATCAAGCGATACAAGTCATCTGGACTTGAACCTCCTGAATTCTTTGCCTTTTTTTCCGACCTTCCCAGCAACGATTTCAACACTCTTTTTCAACTCCTTCCTACCATGGGTACCAGTTATGAGAGAAGCATCGAAAATTATCTAGCTGCCAATAACGGCCACCGAAATTATTTTGCAGCTGGAGTTCCTGGTTCCTTTTACAAGAGACTCTTGCCGTCGAGGTCTATTGATGTGTTTCATTCAGCATTTTCCTTGCACTGGCTCTCTCAG gtgcCGGAAAGTGTGGTGGACCAGAGATCGGAAGCATACAACAAAGGGAGGGTGTTCATCCACGGTGCCGGCAAGTCCACCGCTAATGCTTACAAGCACCAGTTTCAAGCTGATCTTGCAAAATTCTTAAAAGCAAGATCACAAGAAATGAAGAAAGGTGGGTCCATGTTCCTTGTCTGCTTGGGTAGAACTTCAGTGGACCCCGCACACCAAGGTGGGGCTGGCATCTTATTTGGGACCCACTATCAGGATGCTTGGGATGATCTTGTCCAAGAG GGGCTTATTACAAGTGAGAAGCGTGATAGTTTCAACATTCCTGTGTATGCACCAAGCCTAGAAGAATTCAAGGATGTCGTTGAAGCTGAGGGCTCATTTGCCATAAACAATCTTACGGTTTTCAAAGGAGGGAGCCCTCTGGTGGTTGATCGTCACGACGATCCTGATGAGATTGGCAGAGCATTAGCCAATGCCTGCAGGAGCGTCTCTGGGGTGCTTGCCGATGCCCATATCGGCGACCAGCTAAGTGAGGAGCTGTTCTTACGAGTGGAGCGCCGAGGCAGAAGCCATGCAAAAGACCTAATAGAGAAGCTGCAATTCTTCCATATCGTGGCGTCACTTTCTTTTGTCTAA